A stretch of the Actinoalloteichus fjordicus genome encodes the following:
- a CDS encoding type I restriction endonuclease: MDIAERTQELALKVHQHKGSVETEEATKNAFVMPFISSVLGYDVFNPAEVIPEFTVDVGMKKGEKVDYAIVHDGEVQVLVEAKKVNDPLRIEHASQLFRYFAVTNARIAILTNGETYHFYTDLDAPNRMDDKPFLIFDLTDIDETLLPELAKLTKESFDLDSVINAAGELKYVGRIKRVLAAQFTEPDDEWVRFLTTRVYERSFTQRVRDQFLPLVDKAMRQFLTEQVNDRLKTALGSSGGYVSGRVAPFDDMGAADLGGPTITDSGEAPADVDEEAGEARRGILTTEEELEGFRIVRAIVCSEVQAARITARDTKTYFGVLLDDNNRRPIARLWFNRSQKYLGVFDAAKNETRIPITHAEEIYQHADQLRATVARYLTGSNGAAGSSAG; this comes from the coding sequence ATGGACATTGCGGAGCGGACGCAGGAACTGGCGCTGAAGGTCCATCAGCACAAGGGGAGCGTCGAGACGGAAGAGGCGACGAAGAATGCCTTCGTCATGCCCTTCATCAGCTCCGTTCTCGGCTACGACGTCTTCAATCCCGCCGAGGTGATCCCGGAGTTCACCGTGGACGTCGGGATGAAGAAGGGCGAGAAGGTCGATTACGCCATCGTGCACGATGGCGAGGTCCAGGTGCTCGTCGAGGCCAAGAAGGTCAACGACCCGCTCCGCATCGAACATGCCTCGCAGCTGTTCCGGTACTTCGCGGTCACGAACGCACGAATCGCAATCCTGACCAACGGCGAGACCTACCACTTCTACACCGATCTCGACGCACCGAACCGGATGGACGACAAGCCGTTCCTGATCTTCGATCTCACCGACATCGACGAGACGCTGTTACCGGAGTTGGCGAAGCTGACCAAGGAGTCCTTCGATCTGGACTCCGTGATCAACGCCGCGGGCGAACTCAAGTACGTCGGAAGGATCAAGCGGGTCCTCGCCGCGCAGTTCACCGAGCCCGACGACGAGTGGGTTCGGTTCCTGACCACTCGCGTCTATGAACGCTCGTTCACGCAGCGCGTCCGTGATCAGTTCCTGCCGCTGGTGGACAAGGCGATGCGCCAGTTCCTCACCGAACAGGTCAACGATCGTTTGAAGACGGCCCTCGGCTCCTCGGGCGGATACGTCAGCGGCCGGGTCGCCCCGTTCGACGACATGGGTGCGGCGGACCTCGGCGGGCCGACGATCACCGACTCCGGCGAAGCGCCTGCGGACGTCGACGAGGAGGCAGGTGAGGCACGTCGCGGCATTCTCACGACCGAGGAGGAGCTGGAGGGCTTCCGCATCGTCCGGGCGATCGTGTGCAGCGAGGTGCAAGCCGCTCGGATCACGGCTCGAGACACCAAGACGTACTTCGGCGTGCTGCTCGACGACAACAACCGCAGACCGATCGCGCGACTGTGGTTCAACAGGTCTCAGAAGTACCTCGGCGTGTTCGACGCGGCGAAGAACGAGACGCGCATCCCGATCACCCACGCCGAGGAGATCTACCAGCACGCCGATCAACTGCGTGCGACCGTCGCCCGCTATCTGACGGGTTCGAACGGCGCGGCAGGGTCGAGCGCCGGGTAG
- a CDS encoding Dyp-type peroxidase encodes MPDSSTSTDSAQTTVPSPRPGPTARPVPPENVLEGHEVWRHVQPGLVYPSPHALFATFWRAPNGSPVTRALLSGVMSTVRETIHERYGDANTTAVVGVGFRLWLEICEQEGVAPPTGMTMLFPSASSDAGSTSDVFERSRGTFADSQADLWFHLKSDRDGDCAAVFELVSELLADSGCVDPARTVSQEAATKSVRKDKLGGKVLGCRFSENLNNPTDPVTIEGHTIVGNEDPAYAGSSFVLAQRFAFNWDHILNMGPDQIEDLVGRTAEDIIVPTRDERSHIKCSRAQGDAGDTMRILRLGLPYGTSDAVSRDDLRRKGASLRDEHGVYFAGYAKDVRVLESIMSTQIGDQPGYMADRLLTSAHADIGGFYFIPSQTALELAPITLANLSDVGWDEFPGMDWNRLDRHFTERSRNGYMYYNHRDYLFRMTTMAGDDRQRFLPPSKRVLRLLSKTFSRWQDNWYFDRVQPEPGHLSVLVAKEFGAERAAEIMNRPVTERMGWAVKLSLGSVFASKEYGFRGRTTDAAGNWVNGADTYHLDPLEIIVGGMPALGLGQGKYVVDYIRQDEKLGNFFRNLGHASGVGHVVPDYQRLLDHGLGGLIDDVATRLAEATDEQKRQFYLATRLALEGVQAHCLAFADLAADTAAELPVSLETERRNLTDVEARMRRLAVNPPESLVEATQLIFTLHSCLHLIGEPTAIGRLDQLLQPFYDRDLALGEIDDDQAQEIIDCLWVKLGESVLWNRMFVDDHQPDGNMAMGGAAGNYPQGGSNNQWVQQITVGGTLADDEPGAGRPAYNRMTMLCLRAARRLPLNAPCLSLRVRSDIPQEYLDESALALISGGAHPILINDEKVIPGLVRSGEDIGAGRGPTEFTPVAEKAGEKWRSTVPLSVARDYACDGCYEPQFVGKNWFTLGNVNTLQVLEATLNQGKSWLTAGPMFFRGQRVSFTSPKPGEIASFDEVLDLFFTHLSWMYAKQADGMLGLYGQMSDVCPSPLLSVFVDDCVEKGMDYYAGGARYNVIAPCFTALPNAINSLYAVRRLVFDPTTAVTSLPELVEALMCDWGESMVEPFVSTLAGEGRIAERAERFRDIRAAALVLPKYGRGNPEVDSFGNDFLQRMSTTVLGVFTDPAAPTARTMVELAGRYGTAEHPFGLQMQPGVGTFENYLEFGAAAGASAEGRRAGEPLATDLSPTPSPGDRPVDHQDAEFLTVLKSLSGAGSAELWDTAPTDFNIREDFDLGVLKEVLRTFAQGAGSNLLTVTCANPETFAAACRDPEKYDLLRVRMGGWSEFFISMFPEHQRTHERRPFSVEPMR; translated from the coding sequence GTGCCCGATTCATCGACCAGCACCGACTCGGCGCAGACCACCGTCCCCAGCCCCCGCCCAGGGCCGACAGCCCGCCCCGTTCCCCCGGAGAACGTGTTGGAGGGACACGAGGTCTGGCGACATGTCCAGCCCGGCCTGGTCTATCCGTCGCCGCACGCCCTCTTCGCCACCTTCTGGCGAGCGCCGAACGGCTCCCCCGTCACCAGAGCACTGCTGTCCGGGGTGATGTCCACGGTCCGCGAGACGATCCACGAGCGCTACGGCGACGCCAACACGACGGCGGTCGTCGGCGTCGGTTTCCGGCTGTGGCTGGAGATCTGCGAGCAGGAGGGCGTCGCACCGCCGACGGGCATGACCATGCTCTTCCCCTCGGCGTCGAGCGACGCGGGCAGCACCTCGGACGTCTTCGAGCGATCCCGTGGCACCTTCGCCGATTCACAGGCCGATCTGTGGTTCCACCTGAAGTCAGACCGCGACGGCGACTGTGCCGCCGTGTTCGAACTGGTGTCAGAGCTGCTGGCCGACAGCGGCTGCGTCGACCCGGCTCGGACCGTGTCCCAGGAGGCGGCGACGAAGTCGGTACGCAAGGACAAGCTCGGCGGGAAGGTGCTCGGCTGTCGATTCTCCGAGAACCTGAACAACCCCACCGATCCGGTGACCATCGAGGGCCACACGATCGTCGGCAACGAGGACCCGGCGTACGCGGGATCCTCCTTCGTCCTCGCTCAGCGTTTCGCCTTCAACTGGGACCACATCCTCAACATGGGTCCGGACCAGATCGAGGATCTCGTCGGCCGCACGGCCGAGGACATCATCGTGCCGACCAGGGACGAACGCAGCCACATCAAGTGCTCCCGAGCGCAGGGCGACGCGGGTGACACGATGCGAATCCTGCGGCTCGGCCTGCCCTACGGCACCTCCGACGCCGTCAGTCGCGACGACCTGCGCCGTAAGGGTGCGAGCCTGCGTGACGAGCACGGCGTCTACTTCGCGGGCTACGCCAAGGACGTCCGCGTCCTGGAATCGATCATGTCCACCCAGATCGGCGACCAGCCGGGATACATGGCCGACCGCCTGTTGACCTCCGCACACGCCGACATCGGCGGCTTCTACTTCATTCCGAGTCAGACCGCCCTGGAGCTGGCGCCCATCACTCTGGCGAACCTGTCCGACGTCGGCTGGGACGAATTCCCCGGTATGGACTGGAATCGCCTCGACCGCCATTTCACCGAGCGGTCGCGCAACGGCTACATGTACTACAACCACCGCGACTACCTGTTCCGCATGACCACCATGGCCGGGGACGATCGGCAGCGTTTCCTGCCGCCGTCCAAACGAGTGCTCCGGCTGCTGAGCAAGACCTTCTCCCGCTGGCAGGACAACTGGTACTTCGACCGCGTTCAGCCGGAGCCGGGGCACCTGTCGGTCCTCGTGGCGAAGGAGTTCGGTGCCGAACGCGCGGCGGAGATCATGAACCGCCCGGTGACGGAGCGTATGGGCTGGGCCGTGAAGCTCAGTCTGGGCAGTGTGTTCGCCAGCAAGGAGTACGGCTTTCGAGGACGCACGACCGACGCGGCGGGCAACTGGGTGAACGGCGCCGACACCTATCACCTCGATCCACTGGAGATCATCGTCGGCGGCATGCCCGCTCTCGGGCTCGGCCAGGGCAAGTACGTCGTGGACTACATCCGGCAGGACGAGAAGCTCGGCAACTTCTTCCGCAACCTCGGTCATGCCTCCGGGGTCGGACACGTCGTCCCCGACTACCAGCGGCTGCTGGACCACGGGCTTGGCGGACTCATCGACGACGTCGCGACCCGGCTGGCCGAAGCGACCGATGAACAGAAGCGGCAGTTCTACCTCGCCACCCGCCTCGCGTTGGAGGGGGTCCAGGCACACTGCCTGGCCTTCGCCGACCTGGCAGCGGACACCGCAGCGGAGCTGCCCGTCTCCTTGGAGACCGAACGGCGCAACCTCACCGACGTCGAGGCGAGGATGCGGAGGCTCGCCGTGAATCCGCCGGAGAGCCTCGTCGAGGCCACCCAGTTGATCTTCACCCTGCACTCGTGCCTCCACCTGATCGGAGAACCGACGGCGATCGGCAGGCTCGACCAGCTCCTCCAGCCCTTCTACGATCGCGATCTCGCCCTGGGCGAGATCGACGACGACCAGGCACAGGAGATCATCGACTGCCTGTGGGTCAAGCTCGGCGAGAGCGTGCTCTGGAACCGCATGTTCGTCGACGATCACCAGCCGGACGGCAACATGGCGATGGGCGGCGCGGCGGGGAACTACCCGCAGGGCGGGTCCAACAACCAGTGGGTGCAGCAGATCACCGTCGGCGGCACGCTGGCCGACGACGAGCCGGGGGCAGGCAGGCCCGCCTACAACCGCATGACGATGCTCTGTCTTCGGGCGGCCCGCCGACTGCCGTTGAACGCGCCCTGCCTGTCCCTCCGAGTGCGGTCCGACATTCCGCAGGAGTACCTGGACGAGTCGGCACTCGCACTCATCAGCGGCGGTGCCCATCCGATCCTGATCAACGACGAGAAGGTCATCCCTGGACTCGTGCGCAGCGGGGAGGACATCGGCGCGGGCCGAGGGCCGACGGAGTTCACCCCGGTGGCCGAGAAGGCGGGGGAGAAGTGGCGCAGCACCGTGCCGCTGAGCGTCGCGCGAGACTACGCCTGCGACGGCTGCTACGAACCGCAGTTCGTGGGGAAGAACTGGTTCACCCTCGGCAACGTCAACACCCTGCAGGTCCTGGAGGCCACCCTCAATCAGGGCAAGTCGTGGCTGACGGCGGGACCGATGTTCTTCCGAGGCCAGCGGGTGTCGTTCACCTCGCCGAAGCCCGGTGAGATCGCCTCCTTCGACGAGGTGCTGGACCTGTTCTTCACCCACCTGTCCTGGATGTACGCCAAGCAGGCCGACGGAATGCTGGGACTGTACGGGCAGATGAGCGACGTGTGCCCGTCCCCGCTGCTGTCGGTCTTCGTCGACGACTGCGTCGAGAAGGGCATGGACTACTACGCGGGCGGCGCCCGCTACAACGTGATCGCGCCCTGCTTCACCGCGCTGCCCAACGCCATCAACTCGCTGTACGCCGTGCGGCGCCTCGTCTTCGATCCGACGACGGCGGTGACCTCCCTGCCGGAACTCGTCGAGGCGCTGATGTGCGACTGGGGCGAGTCCATGGTGGAGCCGTTCGTCAGCACACTGGCGGGCGAGGGCCGGATCGCCGAACGCGCCGAACGCTTCCGTGACATCCGAGCGGCCGCGCTGGTGCTGCCGAAGTACGGCCGAGGGAATCCGGAGGTCGACTCCTTCGGGAACGACTTCCTCCAGCGGATGTCCACGACGGTGCTGGGCGTGTTCACCGATCCCGCCGCCCCGACCGCGCGCACCATGGTCGAGCTGGCCGGGCGGTACGGCACGGCCGAACATCCCTTCGGTCTCCAGATGCAGCCTGGGGTCGGCACCTTCGAGAACTACCTGGAGTTCGGTGCCGCTGCGGGGGCGTCGGCGGAGGGACGCCGTGCCGGCGAGCCGCTGGCCACCGATCTCAGCCCCACGCCCAGTCCCGGTGACCGGCCCGTCGACCATCAGGATGCCGAGTTCCTGACGGTGTTGAAGAGCCTCAGCGGCGCGGGTTCCGCCGAGCTCTGGGACACCGCGCCCACCGACTTCAACATCAGGGAGGACTTCGATCTCGGTGTGCTGAAGGAGGTCCTTCGTACCTTCGCGCAGGGCGCCGGGTCCAATCTGCTCACCGTGACCTGTGCGAACCCGGAGACCTTCGCCGCGGCCTGCCGTGATCCGGAGAAGTACGACCTCCTCCGGGTCCGGATGGGCGGCTGGTCGGAGTTCTTCATCTCGATGTTCCCCGAGCACCAGCGCACCCACGAACGCAGGCCGTTCAGCGTCGAGCCGATGCGGTAG
- a CDS encoding hypervirulence associated TUDOR domain-containing protein yields MARQEFSPGDAVEWSSHGSTAAGEVREKITDDTEAAGRTVRASADDPQYRVRSAKSGRDAVHRPDALRRRRS; encoded by the coding sequence ATGGCACGACAGGAGTTCTCGCCCGGCGACGCCGTCGAGTGGAGCAGCCACGGCAGTACGGCGGCGGGCGAAGTGCGCGAGAAGATCACCGACGACACCGAGGCGGCGGGGCGCACCGTGCGTGCCTCGGCGGACGACCCGCAGTACCGCGTGCGCAGTGCCAAGAGCGGGCGGGACGCCGTGCATCGGCCGGACGCACTGCGCAGGCGACGTTCGTGA
- a CDS encoding aldehyde dehydrogenase family protein, translating to MTTPPFLDAATPRPRPAFLDDGPHGLFIGGRLRPAQTQETFPTIDPTTETVLTAISAAGTADVDAAVASARAAFEAPSWSAISPQARSRLLFQIADVIEAHREELATLDTLDMGAPLAGSLLMVDHAVEVFRHYAGWPTKIYGQTGPGDPSRLDYVLRQPLGVVAAITAWNGPMLQTSWKLAPALATGNTVVLKPAEQSPLSALRFAALLAETDLPAGVVNVVTGTGPVTGAALVAHPGVDKVSFTGSGPVGKRILTASADTLTRVTLELGGKSPTIVFADADLRAAAATAALAFCGGSGQGCVSGTRVLVQEPVREQFGELLAEELGRYVPGDPFHPDTVMGPIAHREHFDRVVSYFDVAREDGARIALGGRPLGETGLFLPPTLIENVTNDMRIAQEEIFGPVAAIMSFTDADDAVRLGDDTVYGLSASVWTRDLSTAHRTAAALRVGTVWVNTWGEMTSGTMPFGGFKESGIGREHGTDVLDAYTETKAVMMRL from the coding sequence GTGACCACTCCCCCGTTCCTCGACGCGGCGACCCCGCGACCTCGCCCCGCGTTCCTCGACGACGGCCCGCACGGCCTGTTCATCGGCGGGCGCCTGCGGCCTGCACAGACTCAGGAGACCTTCCCGACGATCGATCCGACCACCGAGACGGTGCTGACCGCGATCTCGGCCGCAGGCACCGCCGACGTGGACGCCGCCGTCGCCTCGGCGCGGGCCGCGTTCGAGGCCCCGTCGTGGTCGGCGATCAGCCCACAGGCCCGGAGCAGACTGCTGTTCCAGATCGCCGACGTCATCGAGGCGCACCGCGAGGAACTCGCGACGCTGGACACCCTCGACATGGGTGCTCCGCTGGCGGGGAGCCTGCTGATGGTCGACCACGCGGTGGAGGTGTTCCGCCACTACGCGGGCTGGCCCACCAAGATCTACGGCCAGACCGGCCCCGGGGACCCGTCCCGACTGGACTATGTCCTGCGGCAGCCGCTCGGGGTCGTCGCGGCGATCACCGCCTGGAACGGCCCCATGCTCCAGACGTCGTGGAAGCTCGCGCCCGCGCTGGCCACCGGCAACACCGTGGTCCTGAAGCCCGCCGAGCAGAGTCCCCTGAGCGCGCTGCGGTTCGCGGCGCTGCTCGCCGAGACGGACCTGCCCGCCGGAGTGGTCAACGTCGTCACCGGCACCGGGCCCGTCACCGGCGCCGCCCTCGTCGCGCACCCTGGTGTGGACAAGGTCTCCTTCACCGGATCGGGGCCGGTCGGCAAGCGCATCCTGACGGCCTCGGCGGACACCCTCACCCGGGTCACCCTCGAACTGGGCGGCAAGTCGCCGACCATCGTGTTCGCCGATGCGGACCTGCGGGCCGCCGCGGCGACGGCGGCACTGGCGTTCTGCGGCGGCAGCGGCCAGGGCTGTGTCTCCGGCACTCGCGTCCTCGTCCAAGAGCCGGTCCGAGAGCAGTTCGGCGAACTCCTGGCCGAGGAGCTCGGCCGTTACGTTCCCGGTGATCCGTTCCATCCCGACACCGTCATGGGGCCGATCGCCCACCGAGAGCACTTCGACCGGGTCGTCTCCTACTTCGACGTGGCACGCGAGGACGGCGCCCGTATCGCTCTCGGCGGTCGACCCCTCGGTGAGACCGGGCTGTTCCTTCCGCCGACCCTGATCGAGAACGTCACCAACGACATGCGCATCGCGCAGGAGGAGATCTTCGGTCCGGTGGCGGCGATCATGTCCTTCACCGACGCCGACGACGCCGTCCGGCTGGGTGACGACACGGTGTACGGCCTCTCCGCCTCCGTCTGGACTCGCGATCTGTCCACCGCGCACCGCACCGCCGCGGCGTTGCGCGTCGGCACGGTCTGGGTCAACACCTGGGGCGAGATGACCAGCGGCACCATGCCCTTCGGAGGCTTCAAGGAGTCCGGCATCGGTCGCGAACACGGCACCGACGTCCTGGACGCCTACACCGAGACCAAGGCGGTCATGATGCGTCTCTGA
- a CDS encoding helix-turn-helix domain-containing protein, with protein MDDRDTREFAEFLRARRARLRPQDVGLEPGPRRKVVGLRREELALLAGVSTDYYQRMEQGRHLRPSDEVLDALARALALTDDETRHLHTLARAVRRPVRPERSRRSPEQVPETTRRLLHTMSGPAMVLGRHLDVLAWNPLAGALFGGLDGSARHERNVLTALFHHPDAREVCPDWEASAIEYIGMLRASVAADPDHPRARRLVGDLSVRSQDFRRLWARHDVREQTRGTKTFRHPMVGGLTLDWDAYPLPGRPGPVLMAYTAVPDSADAERLQLLAGLLSPPPTPSRGVATEVLGLGPRVGSERD; from the coding sequence GTGGACGACAGAGACACCCGTGAGTTCGCCGAGTTCCTCCGCGCGCGCCGTGCCCGCCTGCGTCCACAGGACGTCGGGCTCGAACCGGGTCCGCGCCGCAAGGTCGTCGGCCTGCGCCGGGAGGAACTGGCCCTGCTGGCCGGGGTGAGCACCGACTACTACCAGCGCATGGAGCAGGGCAGGCATCTTCGGCCCTCTGACGAGGTGCTCGACGCGCTGGCCAGGGCCTTGGCGCTGACCGACGACGAGACTCGGCACCTGCACACCCTCGCGCGCGCCGTCCGACGTCCGGTGCGGCCCGAACGCAGCAGGCGGTCACCGGAGCAGGTGCCCGAGACGACTCGACGACTGCTGCACACCATGAGCGGACCCGCGATGGTGTTGGGGCGTCATCTCGACGTACTCGCCTGGAACCCGTTGGCAGGCGCCCTCTTCGGCGGCCTGGACGGGTCCGCCCGCCACGAGCGGAACGTGTTGACGGCGTTGTTCCACCACCCGGATGCCCGGGAGGTCTGCCCGGACTGGGAGGCCAGTGCCATCGAGTACATCGGAATGCTGCGTGCCTCGGTCGCCGCCGATCCGGATCACCCTCGAGCCCGCAGGCTGGTCGGCGACCTGAGCGTCCGCAGCCAGGACTTCCGGCGGCTCTGGGCTCGGCACGACGTTCGGGAGCAGACCCGAGGCACCAAGACCTTCCGGCATCCGATGGTCGGCGGGCTGACGCTGGACTGGGACGCCTATCCGCTGCCGGGGCGCCCCGGACCGGTGCTCATGGCCTATACCGCCGTTCCGGACAGCGCCGATGCCGAGCGGCTGCAACTGTTGGCAGGACTGCTCTCCCCGCCGCCGACACCGTCCCGAGGAGTCGCCACCGAGGTCCTCGGGCTCGGCCCGCGGGTCGGCTCCGAACGGGACTGA
- a CDS encoding DUF6403 family protein, whose protein sequence is MSLSWLIWPVGVVVLLAAGFASALLPRSRGRRQRRRLSWSTARAAIASAAVSRDAAVTRVPEAEDLLLRAELIAAEHGGVAAASTATEHARRADRLWRGERP, encoded by the coding sequence GTGTCCTTGAGCTGGCTGATCTGGCCTGTCGGTGTGGTGGTGCTGCTCGCCGCAGGCTTCGCCTCGGCGCTGCTGCCCCGATCACGGGGCAGGCGGCAGCGACGACGGCTGTCCTGGTCCACGGCACGGGCGGCGATCGCGAGCGCGGCCGTGAGCCGGGACGCTGCCGTCACGCGGGTCCCGGAGGCGGAGGACCTGCTCCTGCGCGCCGAGCTGATCGCCGCCGAGCACGGCGGGGTGGCGGCGGCGTCGACGGCGACGGAACACGCCCGACGGGCGGACCGGCTGTGGCGGGGTGAGCGACCGTGA
- a CDS encoding alkaline phosphatase has product MTKRTPRRLLSLAGAGITMVGLTLSATSPALADSDGPKNIIILIGDGMGYNHVDAASLYEHGTSNHQVAVDPAAGTIEHLPGTPSQVYESFPVQVGMSTHAANGRAEYDPTAAWSDFDWISEGATDSAAAGTALATGVKTNNGVLGLDTEGNAVKNVAERAAEIDKATGVVTSVQFSHATPASWGAHNGNRNALHDISDEMIAGPLDVIVGAGHPLYDDDNQLLDTPRHDYLSERSWNRLQDGQTGFELVEDKADFEAIAAGERLPEKYLGLTQVASTLQQARSGDVDGVLPFEVPANDVPDLPTLTQGALNVLGQDEDGLFLMVEGGAIDWTGHANETTRNIEETVDFNRAVETVVDWVETESSWDETLVIVTADHETGYLDGSRSDPTWTPITGAKGQLPDQAWFSGNHTNQLVPLFAKGAGSDALAASATGTDPVRGAYLDNIDVARVAFEAWGYADGPEDDGIPMRATVPGQDASEPGRLTLSVADYGDAIQLGEARNAGDRLRSTGTLPTVSVTDSRPQDMVGDGGWTVTGRSAALTSGPQVIRAGHVGWTPGLVTEKPGVTVGSPVSTVLDGGPGLAESSTLASAVADARFGTTEISADLALEVPVDTRAGDYEGSLTVSLFPVD; this is encoded by the coding sequence ATGACGAAACGCACCCCCAGACGTCTGCTCTCCCTTGCAGGCGCAGGCATCACCATGGTCGGTCTGACCCTGAGCGCGACGAGTCCCGCGCTGGCGGACTCCGACGGGCCGAAGAACATCATCATCCTCATCGGCGACGGCATGGGCTACAACCATGTCGACGCCGCGAGCCTCTACGAACACGGCACGAGCAACCACCAGGTGGCCGTGGACCCGGCCGCCGGGACCATCGAGCATCTGCCGGGCACGCCGTCCCAGGTGTACGAGTCCTTTCCCGTTCAGGTCGGCATGTCCACGCACGCCGCCAACGGGCGGGCGGAGTACGACCCGACCGCGGCCTGGTCGGACTTCGACTGGATCTCCGAGGGCGCGACCGACTCGGCTGCGGCGGGCACCGCCCTGGCCACCGGCGTCAAGACGAACAACGGCGTCCTGGGCCTCGACACCGAGGGCAACGCCGTCAAGAACGTCGCCGAGCGTGCCGCCGAGATCGACAAGGCCACCGGCGTCGTGACCTCGGTGCAGTTCTCCCACGCCACCCCGGCGTCCTGGGGAGCGCACAACGGCAATCGCAACGCCCTGCACGACATCTCCGACGAGATGATCGCCGGGCCGCTGGACGTGATCGTCGGTGCGGGTCACCCGCTCTACGACGACGACAACCAGCTGTTGGACACGCCGCGCCACGACTACCTGAGCGAGCGCAGCTGGAACCGACTGCAGGACGGCCAGACCGGTTTCGAGCTGGTCGAGGACAAGGCGGACTTCGAGGCGATCGCGGCGGGCGAGCGGCTGCCGGAGAAGTACCTCGGCCTGACCCAGGTCGCCTCCACCCTTCAGCAGGCGCGCTCCGGTGACGTCGACGGGGTGCTGCCCTTCGAGGTCCCGGCCAACGACGTCCCCGATCTGCCGACGCTGACCCAGGGCGCGCTCAACGTCCTCGGCCAGGACGAGGACGGCCTGTTCCTGATGGTGGAGGGCGGGGCCATCGACTGGACCGGTCACGCCAACGAGACGACCCGCAACATCGAGGAGACGGTCGACTTCAACCGCGCGGTCGAGACCGTCGTGGACTGGGTCGAGACCGAGAGCAGCTGGGACGAGACCCTCGTCATCGTGACCGCCGACCACGAGACCGGCTACCTCGACGGCAGCCGGTCCGACCCGACCTGGACGCCGATCACCGGAGCCAAGGGACAGCTTCCCGACCAGGCATGGTTCTCCGGCAACCACACGAATCAGCTCGTCCCGCTCTTCGCCAAGGGCGCGGGTTCGGACGCCCTGGCCGCCTCGGCCACCGGGACCGACCCGGTGCGCGGTGCCTACCTGGACAACATCGACGTCGCTCGGGTGGCGTTCGAGGCCTGGGGGTATGCGGACGGACCCGAGGACGACGGCATCCCGATGCGGGCCACCGTGCCGGGGCAGGACGCTTCCGAGCCGGGCAGGCTGACCCTGTCGGTCGCCGACTACGGCGACGCGATCCAGCTCGGCGAGGCCCGCAACGCGGGCGACCGGCTCCGTTCCACCGGCACCCTGCCGACCGTGTCGGTCACTGACTCACGGCCTCAGGACATGGTGGGCGACGGCGGCTGGACGGTCACCGGCCGTTCGGCGGCGCTCACCTCGGGCCCGCAGGTGATCCGCGCCGGGCACGTCGGCTGGACGCCCGGCCTGGTCACCGAGAAGCCGGGCGTGACCGTCGGTTCCCCGGTGTCGACGGTGCTCGACGGCGGCCCCGGCCTCGCCGAGTCCTCGACGCTCGCCTCCGCGGTCGCCGACGCTCGGTTCGGCACCACCGAGATCAGCGCGGACCTCGCGCTGGAGGTGCCGGTCGACACCCGAGCAGGCGACTACGAGGGCAGCCTGACCGTGTCGCTCTTCCCCGTCGACTGA